The following coding sequences lie in one Oceanicola sp. 502str15 genomic window:
- a CDS encoding ABC transporter ATP-binding protein, which produces MTDPILSLKDVTFTLDGNAGKVNILKGISLDVAPGETLGLIGPSGSGKSSLLMLMGGLDTATTGAVTALGHDLTAMGEDALARFRLKHMGVVFQSFHLIGTMTALENVATPLELAGVTDAYARAEAELAAVGLGERAHHYPSQMSGGEQQRVALARALAPRPDILLADEPTGNLDATTGEAVTELLFDLSEKHGATLVLVTHSRELAARCGRVIRLADGLISPEKQAEAAE; this is translated from the coding sequence ATGACCGATCCGATCCTGTCCCTGAAAGATGTCACCTTCACGCTCGACGGCAACGCCGGAAAGGTCAACATCCTCAAGGGAATAAGCCTCGACGTGGCGCCGGGCGAGACGCTGGGGCTGATCGGACCTTCAGGCTCTGGCAAAAGCTCTCTCCTCATGCTCATGGGCGGGCTCGACACCGCGACCACCGGCGCCGTCACGGCCCTTGGCCACGATCTGACGGCGATGGGAGAAGACGCGTTGGCCCGCTTCCGTCTCAAGCATATGGGGGTGGTGTTCCAATCCTTCCACCTCATCGGCACGATGACGGCGCTGGAAAACGTGGCAACCCCGCTGGAACTGGCCGGGGTGACCGATGCCTACGCTCGCGCCGAGGCCGAGCTTGCCGCCGTGGGGCTGGGCGAGCGGGCGCATCACTACCCTTCCCAGATGTCGGGCGGCGAGCAGCAGCGCGTGGCGCTGGCCCGCGCCCTCGCCCCGCGCCCCGATATCCTGCTGGCCGACGAGCCCACCGGCAACCTCGATGCCACCACCGGCGAGGCAGTGACGGAGCTGCTGTTCGACCTCTCCGAGAAACACGGCGCAACGCTGGTGCTCGTCACGCACTCCCGCGAGCTGGCTGCCCGCTGCGGCCGGGTGATCCGGCTGGCGGATGGGCTGATTTCGCCTGAAAAGCAGGCCGAGGCTGCCGAATGA
- the hemC gene encoding hydroxymethylbilane synthase, giving the protein MTQTLKIGTRGSPLALAQAQETRARLMAAHGMSEEAIEIVVISTTGDRVQNRALREIGGKGLFTKEIEEAMLSGEIDIAVHSSKDMPVEQPQGLVLDCFLEREDPRDAFITLDGKSLAELPQGAVVGTSSLRRKAQLLHKRPDLQVVEFRGNVQTRMKKLADGVAEATFLALAGLNRLNAQHISRQPVDPEQMLPAIAQGTIGIERRADDSAVDALLAPLRHLPTHHRTAAERAFLAGLDGSCETPIAGLATIEGNTLTLKGEILRTDGSEVLTGSRIGPVEEAAEMGASLAAELLAQTTDDFFDWK; this is encoded by the coding sequence ATGACCCAGACGCTCAAGATCGGCACGCGCGGCAGTCCGCTGGCGCTCGCCCAGGCCCAGGAAACCCGCGCCCGCCTGATGGCGGCGCATGGGATGTCGGAAGAAGCCATTGAAATCGTGGTCATTTCCACGACAGGCGACAGGGTGCAAAACCGGGCACTGCGCGAGATCGGCGGCAAGGGGCTGTTCACCAAGGAGATCGAGGAGGCGATGCTGTCGGGCGAGATCGACATCGCCGTGCACTCCTCCAAGGACATGCCCGTCGAGCAGCCGCAAGGCCTTGTTCTGGATTGCTTTCTTGAGCGCGAAGACCCGCGCGATGCCTTCATCACCCTCGATGGCAAGAGCCTCGCTGAGCTGCCCCAAGGCGCTGTCGTCGGCACCTCCTCGCTGCGCCGCAAGGCCCAGCTCCTGCACAAGCGGCCCGACCTTCAGGTGGTGGAGTTTCGCGGCAATGTGCAGACCCGGATGAAGAAGCTGGCCGATGGCGTGGCCGAAGCGACCTTTCTGGCGCTCGCCGGTCTCAACCGGCTGAACGCGCAGCATATTTCGCGCCAGCCGGTGGACCCGGAACAGATGCTCCCGGCCATCGCCCAGGGCACCATCGGCATCGAGCGCCGCGCTGACGATAGCGCCGTCGACGCCCTCCTCGCCCCGCTGCGTCACCTGCCCACCCATCACCGCACCGCCGCCGAACGCGCCTTTCTGGCCGGGCTCGACGGCTCTTGCGAAACGCCCATCGCCGGGCTGGCGACGATCGAGGGCAACACCTTGACGCTGAAGGGAGAAATCCTGCGCACCGATGGCTCCGAGGTGCTCACCGGCAGCCGCATCGGCCCGGTGGAAGAGGCCGCCGAGATGGGCGCAAGCCTTGCCGCCGAGTTGCTGGCCCAGACCACCGATGATTTCTTCGACTGGAAGTAG
- a CDS encoding arylesterase, whose product MLALKVITTILLVSGAAAQPVVVAALGDSLTAGYGLPQGEGFVPVMQTWLEENGAEVELRNAGVSGDTTAGGLSRVDWTLTDDVDALIVELGGNDLLRGIDPAVSRENLDGILQAAQARELPVLLVGMTASGNFGPEFKAAFDAMYPELSAQYGTLLYPNFFAPLLALEDQAAARREHLQGDGIHPSASGVELVVEAMGPSVLELVEQVR is encoded by the coding sequence ATGCTGGCACTCAAGGTTATAACGACAATTTTGCTGGTTTCCGGCGCTGCGGCCCAGCCGGTGGTGGTGGCCGCACTGGGTGACAGCCTGACGGCGGGCTACGGGCTGCCGCAGGGCGAGGGCTTCGTACCGGTGATGCAGACGTGGCTGGAAGAGAACGGCGCCGAGGTGGAGCTGCGCAACGCGGGCGTCAGCGGAGACACCACGGCGGGCGGCCTGAGCCGGGTGGACTGGACCCTGACCGACGACGTGGATGCGCTGATCGTGGAGCTGGGCGGCAATGACCTGCTGCGCGGCATCGACCCGGCGGTAAGCCGCGAAAATCTCGACGGAATCTTGCAGGCCGCCCAGGCGCGCGAGCTGCCGGTTCTGCTCGTGGGCATGACCGCTTCGGGCAACTTCGGGCCCGAGTTCAAGGCGGCGTTCGATGCGATGTATCCCGAGCTTTCGGCGCAATACGGCACCCTGCTCTACCCCAATTTCTTTGCCCCCCTGCTGGCGCTGGAAGACCAGGCGGCGGCGCGGCGCGAGCATTTGCAGGGCGACGGGATTCACCCCTCGGCCAGCGGGGTGGAGCTGGTGGTGGAGGCCATGGGGCCGAGCGTGCTGGAGCTGGTCGAACAGGTCCGCTAG